One window of Bacillus alkalicellulosilyticus genomic DNA carries:
- a CDS encoding sigma-70 family RNA polymerase sigma factor, whose translation MDIQKEVKRAIKGNSTSFEKLIVSHQVVMYRVAKTILSRDEDCADAIQETILKAYENITTLREPKYFKTWLIRILMNESYQILKQRKKVITIEEWEEPRSLDDNFQKIEVTELLHALPVEQRDLLQLFHIEDISIHDLASLYEVPENTIKTRLRRARERVKEILIKEDNSKWKNGKIK comes from the coding sequence TTGGACATACAAAAAGAGGTGAAAAGGGCAATAAAAGGGAATAGTACATCATTTGAAAAACTAATTGTATCCCATCAAGTAGTAATGTATCGAGTCGCAAAAACAATTCTCTCCCGTGATGAGGATTGTGCTGATGCGATTCAGGAAACGATTTTAAAAGCTTATGAAAACATCACTACATTAAGGGAACCGAAATATTTTAAAACTTGGCTCATTCGGATATTAATGAACGAAAGCTATCAAATTTTAAAACAAAGAAAAAAGGTCATTACCATTGAGGAATGGGAAGAACCCCGCTCCCTTGACGATAATTTCCAAAAAATAGAGGTGACAGAACTGCTTCATGCCTTGCCCGTGGAGCAACGCGATTTATTACAGCTTTTTCATATTGAAGATATTTCGATACATGATCTAGCAAGTCTTTATGAAGTGCCAGAAAATACGATCAAAACCAGATTGCGTAGAGCACGTGAAAGAGTAAAAGAAATTTTAATTAAGGAGGATAATTCAAAATGGAAAAATGGGAAGATAAAGTAA
- a CDS encoding DUF4179 domain-containing protein: MEKWEDKVKNQVNQHPPDEISKRINHTLQQLPKRRHPYSKLYYSTVAASLAFLFTLAVSFFSPAVADTMRSVPIIGSVFDTVGNIGVQRGNDQGLTILLGEHVETEGHRITFTESLYDGAEIHIGYIIESLDPAVPIAHYPFPSDIDLTINGRWEGNYGMGGRGELLDNGNYAGTINISFRDEIPDHFLLGISPRHGNSWKVELPVELQGDNKFFLVNETMETEDLTIHYDKITFFNTSTEIAFRQITDIPTIDDEDPYMHLSFMVVDNEGRVLQPFGGGGGGSPQENKFVKSYKYNFEPLELVPDFITIKPYLKHITTEAPPVVRGKWEGKKLTLSQGEIGTITILNVVEEKETITVIYEVEGENLYEQSHALLVEDSSGNRYESDNRPPNRLDGTTNQYQAVFSSTPSIDELYFITFKQKAPIFLKEFELTIDFKQ; the protein is encoded by the coding sequence ATGGAAAAATGGGAAGATAAAGTAAAAAACCAAGTAAATCAACATCCTCCAGATGAAATTTCGAAACGCATAAACCATACATTACAACAGCTTCCTAAAAGAAGACATCCTTATTCTAAACTTTATTATTCCACGGTTGCCGCTTCTTTAGCATTTCTCTTTACATTAGCAGTTTCCTTTTTCTCTCCTGCCGTTGCTGATACGATGAGATCAGTCCCTATTATCGGTTCTGTTTTTGATACTGTCGGGAATATTGGTGTTCAGCGCGGAAATGATCAAGGGTTGACCATCTTATTAGGGGAACATGTGGAAACAGAAGGACACAGAATCACCTTTACGGAAAGCTTATATGACGGTGCGGAAATTCATATTGGCTATATTATTGAATCGCTTGATCCAGCAGTTCCAATTGCTCATTATCCATTCCCTTCAGATATTGATTTGACCATTAATGGTCGATGGGAAGGAAACTATGGAATGGGTGGACGTGGCGAGCTATTAGATAACGGGAACTATGCTGGAACAATCAATATTAGTTTCAGAGACGAAATACCAGATCATTTTTTACTTGGAATCAGTCCACGGCACGGGAATAGTTGGAAGGTGGAACTTCCTGTGGAGTTGCAAGGTGATAACAAATTCTTTCTCGTCAACGAAACTATGGAAACAGAAGATCTGACAATCCATTATGATAAGATTACTTTTTTTAATACATCAACGGAAATCGCCTTTCGTCAAATCACAGATATACCGACAATTGACGATGAAGACCCTTATATGCATTTGTCCTTTATGGTCGTGGATAATGAAGGGCGTGTTCTTCAACCATTTGGAGGTGGCGGTGGCGGTTCGCCACAAGAAAACAAATTTGTAAAATCGTATAAGTATAACTTTGAGCCACTTGAGTTGGTACCTGATTTCATTACTATCAAACCATATTTAAAACATATAACGACAGAGGCACCTCCCGTTGTTCGCGGGAAATGGGAAGGAAAAAAACTCACTCTATCACAAGGAGAAATAGGAACGATTACCATACTAAATGTCGTTGAAGAAAAGGAAACAATCACAGTAATCTATGAGGTAGAAGGGGAAAATTTATACGAACAATCACATGCTCTTCTAGTAGAAGACTCGTCCGGAAACAGATACGAATCTGACAATCGACCGCCAAATCGTTTGGACGGTACAACGAATCAATATCAAGCTGTTTTCTCTTCAACACCAAGCATAGATGAGTTATATTTTATAACATTTAAACAAAAGGCTCCTATATTTTTAAAGGAATTTGAACTCACCATAGACTTTAAACAATAA
- a CDS encoding DUF3885 domain-containing protein: protein MNLKEFMKEAFPNLELRPPLFYSWDIGIRFELGVDWKRGYDYPNNPYVLGCYRRANTLFEAIHSPTDDIFVVIDVNDFDKGKNINRKLKNFSPYIEKSHLYRLKHQMMPYIFPEDDDKGTYRTHRFTLKCKTTEFKFKPLLKALCNQDLGLTPSIYHRVYFININKKTIFHVYDDRGCDLLATSPETIRDIYEIFHEWILDYDKPEIDKVFN from the coding sequence ATGAATTTAAAAGAATTTATGAAAGAAGCATTCCCCAATTTAGAGCTAAGACCACCTTTGTTTTATAGTTGGGATATTGGTATAAGGTTTGAACTTGGTGTAGATTGGAAAAGGGGGTACGATTATCCCAACAACCCATATGTGTTGGGGTGTTATAGAAGAGCGAATACTTTATTTGAAGCAATACACTCTCCTACAGATGATATATTTGTTGTGATAGATGTAAATGATTTTGATAAAGGTAAAAATATCAACCGTAAATTAAAGAACTTTTCACCTTATATTGAGAAATCGCATTTGTATAGGTTAAAACATCAAATGATGCCCTATATTTTCCCAGAAGATGACGATAAAGGAACATATAGAACACATAGATTTACTTTAAAGTGCAAAACCACTGAATTTAAATTCAAACCTTTGTTAAAAGCATTATGCAATCAGGATTTAGGTTTAACACCAAGTATTTATCATCGGGTTTATTTCATAAATATTAACAAAAAAACTATATTTCACGTTTACGATGACAGGGGTTGTGATTTATTGGCAACTTCACCTGAAACAATAAGAGATATATATGAAATATTTCATGAGTGGATTTTGGATTATGACAAACCTGAAATTGATAAGGTTTTTAATTGA
- a CDS encoding DUF4926 domain-containing protein, whose product MHQYNELDVVEIVKDCPKGQFKKGDLGAILVVFDENHFDIECCDEDGVTTFWGTLSRDWFKPYKSFSEMGENSKD is encoded by the coding sequence GTGCATCAATATAATGAATTGGATGTTGTTGAAATAGTGAAGGATTGTCCAAAAGGTCAATTTAAAAAGGGGGATTTAGGAGCAATTTTAGTCGTTTTTGATGAGAATCATTTTGATATTGAGTGTTGTGACGAAGATGGTGTAACTACGTTTTGGGGAACACTGTCAAGAGATTGGTTTAAACCCTATAAGTCTTTTTCGGAGATGGGTGAAAATAGCAAAGATTAG